The Toxorhynchites rutilus septentrionalis strain SRP chromosome 3, ASM2978413v1, whole genome shotgun sequence genome includes a region encoding these proteins:
- the LOC129773272 gene encoding uncharacterized protein LOC129773272, with amino-acid sequence MWAAKNGNGTTNYAIVGECPSSLATQSLETNNNNVTRRRYSLFGLLIDRTLGSNAIQKKRLRETATCNQTDLINKIPICNSGEKPTFSNQYNVTLKGFHESLNLSSQGPWSNLIHPGIDRIAFNDTSNWSTNSERKRLSSIRVSYDSIYHLDEHPSFQRVQTSTPLDSFPLNLSISENSVDDTPLNLVVIKQVQTSSFRQRRLSTLLDLRRNKPMIIQDQLDIVSPQLAQEESRRFPQAVDFSDCEHAEDFSDDNMDPDWLPDGDATTLNDLSIYEYFEQFKNDHLSDNNSEVSLAIEENEHIFQADVGEPQAKKSKSFSPKENRKLKEKGLQYIKRDGTLVPARHVQPPCACRMRCNEKFSEPVRKKLLASLLDLTYPGQNQFLSSHITVISTVRPQVLISRRTWSRIYKLPGVGGAVKVCKRMFVSTYDLKERKTRVLADKLVSGAGIARDDMRKDNTSRKKIDPEHAQYIVKHIKSFPVEESHYSREKSSCLYLSSDLTIHRMHELYQNQCGVDNIIPVHYNTYRLAFNSLNIKFRKPKVDTCNTCDMIKVELQVEKDIVKREEILVRKEAHQLGAGRMYDEKKQDRLQANTDLSVRTISFDLQKQLATPYLTCGRSFYSRQLYTYNLTIFETQVGKNIPLCYIWDETRAKRGSREIGSCLWAYMKNLPVYVEKLNMYSDRCAGQNNNRIILFLMIFMLPQQLQIGGNQNTRDKPFHKPAADGNTPAS; translated from the exons ATGTGGGCAGCCAAGAATG GTAACGGTACTACAAATTATGCCATTGTTGGTGAATGCCCATCGTCACTCGCAACCCAAAGTTTAGAGACCAATAACAATAATGTAACACGGCGTCGATATTCTTTGTTTGGCCTTTTGATAGACCGCACACTAGGATCAAACGCAATTCAAAAGAAACGTTTACGAGAAACCGCAACATGCAACCAAACTGATTTGATCAACAAGATACCCATTTGTAATAGTGGAGAGAAACCGACATTTTCCAACCAGTATAATGTTACATTGAAAG GTTTTCATGAGAGCCTCAACCTGAGCAGTCAAGGACCATGGTCAAATCTGATCCATCCAGGCATCGATCGTATTGCATTTAATGACACATCGAATTGGTCCACAAACTCCGAGCGAAAAAGACTAAGCTCAATCAGAGTTAGCTACG ATTCCATTTACCATTTGGATGAACACCCATCATTCCAACGTGTCCAAACATCCACTCCGTTGGACTCATTTCCTTTGAATCTTTCAATAAGCGAAAATTCCGTGGACGATACACCGTTAAATTTGGTGGTTATTAAGCAAGTCCAAACAAGTTCGTTCCGTCAAAGACGATTGTCAACACTGTTGGATTTGCGGAGAAACAAACCTATGATTATCCAGGATCAACTTGACATAGTTTCTCCTCAATTGGCGCAGGAAGAAAGTCGTAGATTCCCTCAGGCAGTAGATTTCAGCGATTGTGAACATGCAGAAGATTTCTCAGATGACAACATGGATCCAGATTGGTTGCCTGACGGGGATGCTACGACATTAAACGATTTATCAATTTATGAATATTTTGAGCAGTTTAAGAATGATCATTTATCTGATAATAATTCTGAAGTTTCATTGGCTATAGAAGAAAATGAGCATATCTTTCAGGCAGATGTAGGAGAACCACAGGCAAAGAAAAGTAAATCATTTTCGCCAAAGGAAAACAGAAAACTCAAAGAAAAAGGACTCCAGTATATAAAAAGAGATGGAACTCTTGTCCCAGCCAGGCATGTTCAACCCCCATGTGCTTGTAGGATGAGGTGCAATGAAAAATTTTCTGAACCTGTCCGAAAAAAACTTTTGGCCAGCCTACTTGACCTGACATACCCGGGACAAAATCAGTTCTTATCAAGCCACATAACTGTAATCAGTACAGTTCGTCCACAG GTTCTTATTTCGCGGCGTACTTGGTCTCGGATCTATAAGCTCCCAGGAGTAGGAGGTGCGGTTAAGGTTTGCAAACGAATGTTTGTGTCTACGTACGACCTCAAGGAACGTAAAACTCGCGTTCTTGCCGATAAACTGGTCTCGGGTGCCGGGATCGCTCGAGATGACATGCGGAAAGATAATACCTCGAGAAAGAAAATTGATCCCGAACATGCTCAGTACATAGTCAAGCACATCAAATCATTCCCAGTTGAAGAAAGTCACTACAGTCGTGAAAAGTCATCCTGTCTCTATCTATCTTCTGATTTAACAATACATCGAATGCACGAGCTGTATCAGAACCAGTGCGGTGTAGATAACATTATTCCAGTACATTATAACACATACAGGCTTGCTTTTAATTCGCTGAATATTAAATTTCGAAAGCCTAAAGTTGACACATGCAACACGTGTGATATGATCAAAGTAGAGTTACAGGTGGAGAAGGACATTGTTAAACGAGAGGAAATACTTGTTCGAAAGGAAGCACATCAGTTAGGAGCTGGACGCATGTATGATGAGAAGAAACAAGATAGACTGCAAGCGAACACTGATCTATCAGTACGGACAATATCTTTTGATCTGCAAAAGCAATTAGCCACACCCTATTTGACTTGTGGTCGTTCTTTTTACAGCCGTCAGCTGTATACATATAATTTGACAATCTTTGAAACTCAAGTGGGTAAGAATATACCACTTTGCTACATATGGGATGAAACCCGAGCGAAAAGAGGATCAAGAGAAATCGGATCGTGCTTGTGGGCATACATGAAAAATTTACCAGTTTACGTTGAAAAGCTTAATATGTATAGCGATCGTTGCGCTGGACAAAATAACAATCGCATCATCTTATTTCTGATGAT TTTTATGCTTCCTCAGCAGTTGCAGATTGGCGGTAACCAAAACACGCGGGATAAACCCTTCCACAAGCCTGCGGCCGACGGCAACACCCCGGCGTCATAA